In Salmo trutta chromosome 28, fSalTru1.1, whole genome shotgun sequence, one DNA window encodes the following:
- the LOC115165240 gene encoding 60S ribosomal protein L10, whose translation MGRRPARCYRYCKNKPYPKSRFCRGVPDPKIRIFDLGRKKARVDEFPLCGHMVSDEYEQLSSEALEAARICANKYMVKTCGKDGFHIRVRLHPFHVIRINKMLSCAGADRLQTGMRGAFGKPLGTVARVRIGQVIMSVRTKASNKEHIIEALRRAKFKFPGRQKIHMSKKYGFTKFNAVDFDQMMAEKRVIPDGCGVKYIPSTGPLARWKKIHAV comes from the exons ATGGGTCGCCGGCCAGCCCGATG cTATCGCTACTGCAAGAACAAGCCCTACCCCAAGTCCCGCTTCTGTCGCGGTGTGCCTG ATCCTAAGATCAGGATCTTTGACCTGGGCAGGAAGAAGGCCAGGGTGGATGAGTTCCCTCTGTGTGGTCACATGGTCTCTGACGAGTACGAGCAGCTGTCCTCTGAag CTCTGGAGGCAGCCCGTATTTGTGCCAACAAGTACATGGTGAAGACTTGTGGAAAAGACGGTTTCCACATCCGGGTCCGCCTGCACCCCTTCCATGTCATCCGTATCAACAAGATGTTGTCCTGCGCTGGGGCTGACAG GCTCCAGACGGGGATGAGGGGTGCGTTCGGTAAACCCCTGGGCACCGTGGCCCGTGTTCGAATCGGTCAGGTGATCATGTCTGTCCGCACCAAAGCCAGCAACAAGGAGCACATTATCGAGGCTCTCCGCAGAGCCAAGTTCAAGTTCCCCGGGCGCCAGAAG atccACATGTCTAAGAAGTACGGCTTCACTAAGTTCAACGCGGTGGACTTTGATCAAATGATGGCTGAAAAGCGTGTGATTCCTGATGGCTGTGGGGTGAAGTACATCCCCTCGACTGGCCCTCTGGCTCGCTGGAAGAAGATTCACGCCGTCTAG